The following coding sequences are from one Gemmatimonadales bacterium window:
- the fabD gene encoding ACP S-malonyltransferase, whose product MVTILLFPGQGAQKLGMAKDLAEGYPQAKERLSEIDQALGAPLTMVMWNGPEADLTLTYNAQPAILAHSCAVLAIIAPRLRGVVAAAGHSLGEYSAWVASGALDAAGAARLVRRRGELMFQAGQSRPGAMAAVLGLATTDVEVACAQAEIDSELTVVAANLNAPDQTVISGDPAAVARAGELCQSAGAKRVIALNVSGAFHSPLMEPAAAGLRDALAHAPFGAAAFPVMANATAELARTHEEAIASLGAQLTAPVRWVESMRALHEMHPDAHWLEVGPGNVLTGLLKRIVPVAKCTALGTATQVDAWMSA is encoded by the coding sequence GTGGTAACAATTCTCCTCTTCCCTGGACAGGGCGCGCAGAAACTCGGCATGGCGAAGGATCTCGCCGAAGGGTATCCCCAGGCGAAGGAACGTCTCTCCGAGATCGATCAGGCGCTCGGCGCTCCGCTGACGATGGTGATGTGGAATGGGCCCGAAGCCGACCTGACGCTGACCTACAACGCACAGCCGGCGATTCTCGCGCATTCGTGCGCGGTGCTCGCGATCATTGCGCCGCGACTCCGGGGCGTCGTTGCGGCGGCGGGACATTCCCTCGGCGAATACTCCGCATGGGTTGCGAGTGGTGCACTCGACGCCGCTGGCGCCGCACGTCTGGTCCGCCGCCGCGGTGAATTGATGTTCCAGGCAGGGCAAAGCCGTCCCGGTGCGATGGCGGCGGTTCTGGGACTCGCGACCACGGATGTCGAAGTCGCATGCGCACAGGCTGAGATTGATTCGGAGCTGACCGTGGTAGCCGCCAATCTCAACGCGCCCGATCAGACCGTCATATCGGGCGATCCGGCTGCCGTCGCGCGCGCGGGAGAACTCTGTCAGAGCGCCGGCGCAAAGCGGGTGATCGCCCTCAATGTGAGCGGCGCGTTTCACTCGCCGTTGATGGAACCAGCCGCCGCCGGTCTTCGCGATGCGCTGGCACACGCTCCGTTTGGCGCCGCCGCGTTTCCGGTCATGGCCAACGCCACGGCGGAACTTGCGCGCACCCATGAAGAGGCGATTGCGTCCCTTGGCGCGCAATTGACGGCGCCAGTCCGATGGGTCGAATCGATGCGGGCGCTGCACGAGATGCATCCCGACGCGCATTGGCTGGAGGTCGGCCCCGGCAACGTCCTGACCGGATTGCTGAAGCGGATCGTGCCGGTGGCGAAGTGCACTGCGCTCGGCACCGCGACGCAGGTCGACGCCTGGATGTCGGCATGA
- a CDS encoding beta-ketoacyl-ACP synthase III: MTLPPVAVIAGLGAAVPAGLLTNADLERTLDTSDQWIVERTGIRERHISAPGETLSSYTAAAARIAIDRAGITAHDLDGIIFATVTPDRRLPSAACDLQAIIGADRAWAFDVVAACPGWLFGLTVADGLLRAGMGDTILVLGAEKLSSIVDYEDRSTAILFGDGAGAAVVRRSNGDGRGLLSSYLGSDGTLAPLLYIPGGGSAEPLGEQLLRDKKHLVKMAGREVFKSAVLAMSRSVDEAIGRAGLTADAIDLLIPHQANMRIIEATAKHAGISMDKVMVNLDRYGNTSSASIPLALQQAVEEGRLKPGMVAMLVSFGAGFTWASMVVRW, from the coding sequence GTGACCCTTCCTCCAGTCGCGGTCATTGCGGGCCTCGGCGCAGCTGTCCCCGCCGGCCTCCTCACCAATGCGGATCTCGAGCGCACACTCGACACGTCCGATCAGTGGATCGTCGAACGTACGGGCATTCGCGAACGGCACATCTCGGCACCGGGCGAGACGTTGTCGAGCTATACCGCTGCGGCCGCTCGCATCGCGATCGATCGCGCCGGGATCACCGCACACGACCTCGACGGAATCATCTTCGCCACGGTGACGCCGGATCGACGCCTGCCGTCGGCCGCGTGCGACCTGCAGGCGATCATCGGAGCGGATCGTGCCTGGGCGTTCGATGTGGTCGCCGCGTGCCCGGGATGGCTCTTCGGGTTGACCGTCGCCGACGGGCTCCTTCGCGCGGGCATGGGCGACACAATCCTGGTCCTTGGCGCCGAGAAGCTCTCGTCGATCGTCGACTACGAAGACCGGTCGACCGCGATCCTCTTCGGCGACGGCGCCGGTGCGGCCGTGGTACGGCGCAGCAACGGCGATGGTCGCGGCCTCCTGTCGAGCTACCTCGGTTCCGATGGCACGCTCGCACCGCTGCTCTACATCCCCGGCGGCGGATCGGCCGAGCCGCTGGGCGAGCAGTTGCTCCGCGACAAGAAGCATCTGGTCAAGATGGCCGGGCGCGAAGTATTCAAGTCGGCGGTCCTGGCAATGAGCCGTTCCGTCGATGAGGCGATCGGCCGCGCCGGTCTCACAGCGGACGCGATCGATCTCCTCATTCCCCATCAGGCCAACATGCGCATCATCGAGGCGACCGCGAAGCACGCCGGCATCTCGATGGACAAGGTGATGGTCAATCTCGACCGCTATGGCAACACCAGCTCGGCGAGCATCCCGCTGGCGCTGCAGCAGGCGGTCGAGGAAGGGCGGCTCAAGCCCGGCATGGTCGCGATGCTGGTGTCGTTCGGCGCCGGCTTCACCTGGGCGAGCATGGTGGTCCGGTGGTAA
- the plsX gene encoding phosphate acyltransferase PlsX: MIRIALDAMGGDGAPAPEVDGAVLALRELPADIELTLVGRADLIQSHLARHRDVDPARLKVVDAPDVIGMDERPLAAVRKKPKSSLVIGFGLHRDNQVDAFVSAGNTGATLAAATIMLGLHEGVDRAAVASPFPTADSVVLVIDAGANVDCTSKELVNFGRLGSIYMRDVVGRESPAVGLLNVGSEDEKGTAVVRETHRALRTQPRIRYVGNIEGRDIVVPHPEHGQIDVVVCDGFTGNAVLKFYESMGPLVTGLIRKENPALLQASDLQPLMRFLDYAEYGGGPLLGIRGVAIICHGSSNASAIKNAIRRAAESVRSGLSAHIAAEMARREPVTAS; encoded by the coding sequence GTGATCCGCATCGCGCTCGACGCGATGGGGGGTGACGGCGCCCCGGCCCCCGAGGTCGATGGCGCCGTGCTGGCATTGCGCGAACTCCCGGCCGACATCGAACTCACGCTGGTTGGCCGCGCCGATCTCATTCAGTCCCACCTCGCGCGGCATCGCGACGTCGATCCCGCGCGCCTCAAGGTGGTCGACGCGCCAGACGTGATCGGCATGGACGAAAGGCCGCTTGCTGCCGTGCGCAAGAAGCCCAAATCCTCGCTGGTCATCGGATTTGGCCTGCACCGCGACAATCAGGTTGACGCGTTTGTCTCCGCGGGAAATACCGGGGCAACCCTTGCAGCGGCGACGATCATGCTCGGACTGCACGAGGGTGTCGATCGCGCTGCGGTCGCGTCGCCGTTTCCCACGGCCGACAGCGTCGTGCTGGTCATCGACGCAGGTGCCAACGTCGACTGCACCTCCAAGGAGCTGGTCAACTTCGGCCGCCTGGGCAGCATCTACATGCGGGACGTCGTCGGCCGTGAGAGTCCCGCCGTCGGGCTGCTCAACGTCGGCAGCGAAGATGAAAAGGGAACCGCAGTCGTTCGCGAAACCCACCGGGCGCTCCGCACGCAGCCGCGCATCCGCTACGTCGGGAACATCGAGGGGCGCGACATCGTGGTGCCGCATCCCGAACATGGACAGATCGATGTCGTGGTCTGCGACGGATTCACCGGCAACGCGGTCCTCAAGTTCTACGAATCGATGGGGCCGCTGGTCACCGGATTGATCCGCAAGGAGAATCCCGCGCTCCTTCAGGCGAGCGACCTCCAGCCGCTGATGCGCTTCCTCGATTATGCCGAGTATGGCGGCGGACCGTTGCTCGGCATTCGTGGCGTGGCGATCATCTGCCACGGGTCGTCGAACGCGAGCGCGATCAAGAACGCCATCCGCAGGGCAGCGGAATCTGTGCGCAGCGGGCTGAGCGCGCACATCGCTGCGGAGATGGCGCGGCGCGAACCCGTCACCGCGTCGTGA
- the rpmF gene encoding 50S ribosomal protein L32 — MAVPKRKMSKSRKRLRRGHHTAQGIPTQACPRCSAPRLPHRVCPSCGYYAGKKRLEIEDQ, encoded by the coding sequence ATGGCTGTCCCGAAGCGAAAGATGTCGAAATCGCGCAAGCGCCTGCGCCGCGGCCACCATACCGCGCAGGGAATCCCCACCCAGGCCTGCCCGCGTTGCAGCGCTCCCCGGCTCCCCCATCGGGTGTGCCCGTCGTGCGGCTATTACGCGGGCAAGAAGCGGCTCGAGATCGAGGACCAGTAG
- a CDS encoding DUF177 domain-containing protein: MTGPVEIDGALQATDSGDYFWRGHLRAGIAGECRRCLTAVALVVDEDVDVLFSADPTLVEDPGVYELAADAESVDITPAIREELALRVPAFPLCRPDCKGFCASCGADLNAGPCACARTGSTN; the protein is encoded by the coding sequence TTGACTGGCCCGGTCGAAATCGACGGTGCCCTTCAGGCGACGGATAGCGGCGACTATTTCTGGCGAGGCCATCTGCGGGCCGGGATCGCGGGGGAGTGCCGCCGCTGCCTGACCGCCGTGGCGCTGGTCGTCGACGAAGACGTGGACGTGCTCTTTTCGGCCGACCCCACGCTGGTGGAAGATCCAGGTGTCTACGAGCTTGCCGCTGACGCCGAGTCGGTGGACATCACCCCGGCGATCCGGGAAGAGCTGGCGCTCCGGGTTCCGGCGTTTCCGCTGTGCAGGCCGGACTGCAAGGGATTCTGCGCCAGCTGTGGCGCTGACTTGAACGCTGGACCGTGCGCCTGCGCGCGGACCGGCTCGACCAACTGA
- the ndk gene encoding nucleoside-diphosphate kinase, protein MAGNRTFAMVKPDAFEGGKAGKILAHIEDAGYLIRAMRLVKLTRAESEAFYEVHRGRPFYEELVSFMSSGRTIALALEKENAVASWRTTIGATDPAEAAAGTVRKLFAESKGRNAVHGSDSDENAAREIAFFFPERELALLGSA, encoded by the coding sequence ATGGCTGGCAATCGGACGTTCGCCATGGTCAAGCCGGACGCCTTCGAGGGTGGCAAGGCGGGGAAGATCCTGGCCCATATCGAGGATGCGGGATATCTCATCCGTGCCATGCGCCTGGTGAAACTGACCCGGGCCGAGTCGGAGGCGTTCTACGAGGTGCACCGCGGCCGGCCGTTTTACGAGGAGCTGGTGTCGTTCATGAGTTCGGGCCGGACGATCGCCCTCGCCCTCGAAAAGGAGAACGCCGTGGCGTCATGGCGGACGACGATCGGGGCGACCGACCCGGCAGAGGCGGCAGCCGGGACGGTACGCAAGCTGTTCGCGGAGTCCAAGGGGCGGAACGCGGTGCACGGATCGGACAGTGACGAAAACGCCGCCCGGGAGATCGCTTTCTTCTTTCCGGAGCGTGAGTTAGCCCTCCTCGGCTCGGCTTGA
- the sucD gene encoding succinate--CoA ligase subunit alpha: MSIWIGKETRLLVQGITGREGSFHAKQMIEYGTNVVAGVTPGKGGQQFESKVPVFNTVEQAVGATGANCAVIYVPPAMAAGAIEEAADAGIPLVVCITEGVPVLDMTTVMPFLAERRVRLIGPNCPGLITPGAAKVGIIPGSICTPGSVGLVSRSGTLTYEVVHHLTGSRLGQSTCVGIGGDPIVGTNFIDVLAAFNADPGTEAIVMIGEIGGTAEQEAAEYIKLHVKKPVVGFVAGQTAPKGRRMGHAGAIISGSAGTADEKFAAFEAAGIGIMRRPADVVGLLKERMK; encoded by the coding sequence GTGAGTATCTGGATCGGAAAAGAGACCCGGTTGCTGGTGCAGGGGATCACCGGCCGGGAAGGTTCATTCCACGCGAAGCAGATGATCGAGTACGGCACCAACGTCGTCGCCGGCGTAACGCCAGGGAAAGGCGGCCAGCAGTTCGAATCGAAAGTGCCGGTGTTCAACACCGTCGAACAGGCGGTTGGGGCGACCGGTGCGAACTGCGCCGTGATCTACGTGCCGCCGGCGATGGCCGCCGGTGCAATCGAGGAAGCCGCCGACGCCGGGATTCCGCTGGTCGTGTGCATCACCGAAGGTGTGCCGGTCCTCGACATGACGACCGTCATGCCGTTCCTCGCCGAGCGGCGGGTCCGGCTGATTGGACCAAACTGTCCTGGGTTGATCACGCCCGGCGCGGCAAAGGTCGGCATCATTCCGGGGTCGATCTGCACTCCCGGCTCGGTTGGACTCGTCTCTCGGTCGGGGACGCTGACCTACGAGGTGGTTCATCATCTCACCGGCAGCCGTCTCGGGCAGAGCACCTGCGTCGGGATCGGCGGCGATCCGATCGTCGGCACCAACTTCATTGACGTCCTCGCGGCGTTCAATGCTGATCCGGGTACCGAGGCGATCGTCATGATCGGTGAGATCGGCGGGACCGCGGAGCAGGAGGCGGCCGAGTACATCAAGCTGCACGTCAAGAAACCGGTGGTCGGATTCGTGGCAGGGCAGACGGCTCCCAAAGGTCGGCGGATGGGGCACGCCGGTGCGATCATCTCCGGATCAGCCGGCACTGCCGACGAGAAATTCGCTGCATTCGAGGCGGCGGGGATCGGGATCATGCGTCGCCCGGCCGACGTGGTCGGACTGCTCAAGGAGAGGATGAAGTAA
- the sucC gene encoding ADP-forming succinate--CoA ligase subunit beta produces MNLHEYQARALLKDAGVPFSEGDVATTAADAAAIARRIGGTVVVKAQVHAGGRGKAGGVKLAKGAEEAETTASRILGMEIKGLVVQKVLVVPAAEIASESYVGLILDRATQKPVFMVSSAGGIDIEEVAAKTPEKITRLAVDPRYGLLPHQALKLALALYTDWAQARAAMKIMHQLYRVFMANGCSLAEINPLATTPDGTVLALDAKMVIDDNELDRRPDLAALRDESAEESSEVTARHASLTFIKLDGNVGCVVNGAGLAMATMDLVKYYGGEPANFLDIGGSSNPEKVVNALRIITADPRVKVILFNIFGGITRTDDVANGIVTATKQFKVGVPIVIRLTGTNEKEAFRILDGAGMSAMNDMDAAVSKAVALAKEAA; encoded by the coding sequence GTGAATCTGCACGAATATCAGGCCCGCGCCCTCCTCAAGGACGCCGGCGTGCCGTTTTCGGAAGGCGACGTGGCGACGACCGCGGCGGACGCCGCGGCGATCGCGCGACGAATCGGCGGAACAGTCGTCGTCAAGGCGCAGGTGCATGCCGGGGGCCGGGGAAAGGCCGGCGGCGTCAAGCTGGCGAAGGGTGCGGAGGAAGCCGAAACGACCGCCTCCAGGATTCTCGGCATGGAGATCAAGGGCCTCGTCGTCCAGAAGGTGCTCGTGGTACCGGCGGCCGAAATCGCCAGCGAGAGCTATGTCGGACTGATTCTCGATCGCGCGACCCAGAAGCCGGTGTTCATGGTGTCGAGCGCCGGCGGGATCGATATCGAAGAGGTCGCGGCGAAGACGCCGGAAAAGATCACCCGGCTCGCCGTCGACCCGCGCTACGGGCTTCTCCCGCACCAGGCCCTCAAGCTCGCGCTCGCGCTGTATACCGATTGGGCGCAGGCACGCGCGGCGATGAAGATCATGCATCAGCTCTACCGCGTCTTCATGGCGAACGGCTGTTCGCTCGCCGAAATCAATCCGCTGGCCACTACCCCTGACGGAACAGTGCTGGCGCTCGATGCCAAGATGGTGATCGACGACAATGAACTCGATCGGCGTCCCGATCTCGCCGCACTGCGCGATGAGTCGGCGGAGGAATCAAGCGAGGTCACGGCGCGCCACGCATCGCTGACCTTCATCAAGCTCGACGGCAACGTCGGCTGTGTCGTGAACGGCGCCGGTCTGGCGATGGCGACGATGGACCTGGTCAAGTACTACGGCGGCGAGCCGGCGAATTTCCTCGACATCGGTGGATCGTCGAATCCGGAAAAGGTCGTCAACGCATTGCGAATCATCACGGCCGATCCCCGCGTGAAAGTGATCCTCTTCAACATCTTTGGCGGGATTACCCGCACCGATGATGTCGCCAACGGCATCGTGACGGCGACGAAGCAGTTCAAGGTCGGCGTACCGATCGTGATTCGCCTGACCGGAACGAACGAGAAGGAAGCGTTCCGCATCCTCGATGGCGCCGGGATGAGCGCGATGAACGACATGGATGCCGCCGTCTCGAAAGCCGTGGCATTGGCGAAGGAGGCGGCGTGA
- a CDS encoding UPF0182 family protein, with amino-acid sequence MTPRTRRLIGAIVAAFAVLFVGRWTVELVAERWWAATISSPAASFVTGWRLLGLALDVGAIVVASTWFALHALLVARTITSVQVSHRIGNLQLREAVPVRFLLAGAIASGVLLGLIAGSGAHAWREPMVLAWQGAHYGIVDPLLHQDIGVFTAQLPAWDLGLRFLVLLVVLGFGFCVALYAGIGAIRRVGRYAVTLHADAQRHLGGLLAALAGVIAIGYLLAPFHLAASDYRSLTMDGAALVSHSAQVMAGVAVATALLTVFWALRGKVSVLVGAWIVLCLGAGLQRFVVPALADHATPAGERLATMRHLDELAWGLRLGDQPVGPDTLPIVTAIWDPPLLDRVAERAGGIPEATTAVAMADSGRRVPAWLVASYRADEPRLDLQAAVDGATTIAGGAQFVRSTAADAAGGAVWRSLADPRIRPRAPGWAAVRDGVDAGGPLRRLLLAWARQEPGMLRDPQQAAFDWHLDPAARATAILPMFSWLPADVVVVDDRPVWVVQGMSVVDRIPMATRAHWDDDRVAGVVPEVVCTVDVASGETRFYLDPGADSLGASWRRTIGGLIAPAASMPADLRRALPYPPLWFDVQISVLEGLTWNAGERQAPSGPVAVPVPTWIDDSTPGRQIALADPSRGTVASVVTAFRRNGTPELRLSPIESDGFPADSRSELIRHWSRSAEVLHLRDSVAAGGDSVIWRGVRWTSGHDPATAWQPLFALPRRGVPTLLWIGTAIADHVTGGRSVGAGWAAAGQAGVDTAARGPDASTVLDAARAWVRRADSAFQRGDLTAFGRAFEALHEVLLPHGH; translated from the coding sequence ATGACGCCCCGAACTCGCCGGCTGATCGGGGCAATCGTTGCCGCGTTCGCGGTGCTTTTCGTCGGCCGGTGGACGGTCGAACTGGTCGCGGAACGCTGGTGGGCCGCAACCATCTCGTCCCCGGCTGCTTCGTTTGTCACCGGCTGGCGGCTCCTCGGCCTGGCGCTCGATGTCGGCGCGATTGTCGTCGCCTCGACCTGGTTTGCCCTCCACGCCCTCCTTGTCGCACGAACGATCACCTCGGTGCAGGTGTCGCACCGCATCGGGAATCTGCAGTTGCGCGAAGCTGTGCCTGTCCGGTTCCTCCTCGCCGGAGCCATCGCATCCGGTGTGCTCCTCGGACTGATCGCCGGGAGCGGGGCCCATGCATGGCGAGAGCCGATGGTGCTCGCGTGGCAGGGGGCACACTATGGCATCGTCGATCCGCTGTTGCACCAGGATATCGGCGTCTTCACGGCGCAGCTTCCTGCGTGGGATCTCGGCCTCCGTTTCCTGGTCCTGCTGGTCGTGCTGGGATTCGGCTTTTGCGTGGCGCTCTACGCCGGGATCGGCGCAATCCGGCGGGTCGGACGCTACGCCGTCACCCTGCATGCCGATGCACAGCGCCATCTTGGCGGCCTCCTCGCAGCACTGGCCGGCGTCATCGCCATCGGCTATCTCCTCGCGCCATTTCACCTGGCGGCTTCCGACTATCGGTCGTTGACGATGGACGGTGCCGCCCTGGTGTCGCACAGTGCACAGGTGATGGCCGGCGTTGCGGTTGCGACTGCACTGCTGACCGTATTCTGGGCGTTGCGCGGAAAGGTCAGCGTCCTCGTCGGGGCATGGATCGTTCTGTGCCTCGGTGCCGGGCTGCAGCGGTTCGTCGTGCCCGCCCTCGCAGACCACGCTACCCCGGCCGGCGAGCGGCTCGCGACGATGCGCCATCTCGACGAGCTGGCGTGGGGGTTGCGACTTGGCGATCAGCCGGTCGGGCCCGATACCCTCCCCATCGTGACAGCGATCTGGGATCCGCCGTTGCTCGACCGCGTGGCGGAACGCGCCGGCGGTATCCCCGAAGCGACGACCGCCGTGGCGATGGCAGATAGCGGGCGCCGAGTTCCGGCGTGGCTGGTCGCGTCGTATCGAGCCGATGAACCGCGACTCGACCTGCAGGCCGCGGTCGATGGGGCAACCACAATCGCGGGCGGCGCACAGTTCGTCCGATCCACCGCCGCTGACGCCGCAGGCGGTGCGGTGTGGAGGTCGCTCGCCGATCCGAGGATCCGGCCGCGCGCACCGGGGTGGGCTGCGGTGCGGGATGGCGTCGATGCCGGCGGTCCGCTGCGCCGTCTCCTGCTGGCGTGGGCCCGGCAGGAGCCCGGGATGCTCCGCGATCCGCAGCAGGCCGCGTTCGATTGGCACCTCGATCCGGCGGCACGTGCCACTGCGATCCTGCCGATGTTTTCCTGGCTGCCAGCCGACGTGGTGGTCGTCGACGACCGGCCGGTGTGGGTGGTCCAGGGCATGTCAGTCGTCGACCGCATTCCGATGGCGACACGGGCCCACTGGGATGACGACCGCGTGGCTGGCGTCGTCCCGGAAGTCGTGTGCACGGTCGATGTCGCCAGCGGCGAGACCCGTTTCTATCTCGATCCCGGTGCCGACTCGCTTGGCGCGTCGTGGCGGCGCACGATCGGTGGGTTGATTGCGCCGGCGGCGTCGATGCCGGCCGACCTGCGGCGCGCGCTGCCGTATCCACCGCTCTGGTTCGACGTCCAGATCTCGGTCCTCGAGGGATTGACGTGGAACGCCGGCGAACGGCAGGCTCCGTCCGGACCAGTCGCCGTGCCGGTGCCGACGTGGATCGACGATTCGACACCGGGGCGCCAGATCGCGCTTGCCGATCCGTCGCGGGGGACCGTCGCGTCGGTCGTGACGGCGTTCCGGCGGAATGGCACGCCCGAATTGCGGCTGTCACCGATTGAATCCGACGGATTTCCCGCCGACAGCCGGAGCGAATTGATCCGCCACTGGAGCCGCTCCGCCGAGGTGCTCCACCTTCGCGACTCGGTTGCGGCCGGCGGCGACTCGGTCATCTGGCGCGGTGTGCGGTGGACCAGCGGCCATGATCCGGCGACGGCGTGGCAACCATTGTTCGCGTTGCCGCGGAGGGGAGTCCCGACGCTGCTCTGGATCGGCACCGCCATCGCAGACCACGTCACGGGTGGGCGAAGCGTCGGTGCCGGTTGGGCGGCGGCAGGGCAGGCTGGGGTGGATACCGCTGCGCGCGGACCAGACGCGTCGACAGTCCTCGACGCTGCCCGCGCCTGGGTCCGCCGCGCCGATTCCGCATTCCAGCGCGGCGATCTGACCGCCTTCGGCCGCGCGTTCGAGGCGTTGCACGAAGTCCTCCTGCCGCACGGCCACTAG
- a CDS encoding phosphomannomutase/phosphoglucomutase, whose product MKIPRAVFREYDVRGLIGSELTLEFAEHLGRAFGSTAIDHVGTGARIAVGCDNRPSSGGFAEALRRGILSTGASVVDVGSLPTPALYYAVQALGTDGGVQVTGSHNPPEFNGFKFVLAGESLHGPSIAALGDRIEAEQYRTGSGRQESNDTVLARYRAAIVERHTLRRPVRVAVDCGNGVMSLVAIETLRDLGAEVIPLFAESDGTFPNHHPDPTVAANLVDLQRVVREEQAELGIAFDGDGDRIGAVDEHTRPIWGDQLLVVFGRDAVRRFGEGAAVIFDVKCSEVLPQALTAAGARPVIWKTGHSLIEAKMKEERAPLAGEMSGHIFFGGDWFGFDDALFAAARLLEIVSHGPSGVAALLADLPTTYATPELRVACDDARKFALVDEAIAYFGARYPVVTIDGVRITYPDGWGLIRASNTQPVLVLRFEGTTPEARDAHHAELMEWLAARGVRG is encoded by the coding sequence ATGAAGATCCCGCGCGCGGTTTTCCGGGAGTACGACGTCCGTGGACTGATCGGCTCGGAGTTGACGCTCGAGTTCGCGGAACATCTTGGCCGGGCGTTCGGGAGTACGGCGATCGATCACGTTGGCACCGGTGCGCGCATCGCCGTCGGATGCGATAACCGGCCGTCGAGTGGTGGTTTTGCGGAGGCGCTCCGGCGCGGCATCCTGTCGACCGGCGCAAGCGTCGTCGATGTGGGCTCGCTGCCGACGCCCGCACTCTACTATGCGGTGCAGGCCCTCGGCACCGATGGCGGCGTGCAGGTGACCGGCTCGCACAATCCGCCGGAATTCAACGGTTTCAAGTTCGTCCTGGCAGGAGAGTCGCTGCACGGCCCGTCGATCGCCGCGCTGGGCGACCGGATCGAGGCCGAACAGTACCGGACCGGGTCGGGACGGCAGGAATCCAACGACACCGTTCTCGCCCGATATCGTGCGGCGATCGTGGAGCGTCACACGCTGCGCCGGCCGGTCCGCGTCGCGGTGGACTGCGGCAACGGCGTGATGTCGCTCGTCGCGATCGAGACGCTGCGTGACCTCGGCGCCGAGGTGATTCCCCTTTTCGCCGAGAGCGACGGCACCTTCCCGAATCATCATCCCGATCCGACCGTGGCGGCGAACCTCGTCGACCTGCAGCGCGTGGTGCGCGAAGAGCAGGCCGAACTCGGCATCGCCTTCGACGGCGACGGCGATCGTATCGGGGCAGTCGACGAACACACCCGGCCGATCTGGGGCGACCAACTCCTGGTGGTCTTCGGTCGCGACGCGGTGCGGCGCTTCGGCGAAGGCGCTGCCGTGATCTTCGATGTGAAATGCTCGGAGGTCTTGCCGCAGGCACTCACCGCGGCCGGGGCGCGGCCGGTGATCTGGAAAACAGGCCATTCGCTGATCGAAGCAAAGATGAAGGAGGAACGCGCACCGCTCGCCGGCGAAATGAGCGGACACATCTTCTTTGGCGGGGACTGGTTCGGCTTCGACGATGCGTTGTTTGCGGCGGCGAGGCTGCTCGAGATCGTCTCGCACGGCCCGAGCGGCGTTGCCGCACTCCTCGCCGATCTTCCTACGACGTACGCGACGCCCGAGTTGCGAGTGGCGTGCGATGATGCGCGAAAATTCGCACTGGTCGACGAAGCGATTGCCTACTTCGGGGCGCGCTATCCCGTCGTGACGATTGATGGGGTGCGGATCACCTATCCGGATGGATGGGGGCTCATTCGCGCCTCCAACACGCAGCCGGTTCTGGTGCTCCGATTCGAGGGAACCACACCCGAGGCCCGCGACGCGCATCACGCAGAGCTGATGGAATGGCTCGCCGCACGGGGGGTTCGCGGGTAG